Genomic window (Hyalangium minutum):
CCAGGTACAGCCGGTTACGTCGCCGTCGTTGTTGATCAGAGCGCCTTTGAAGAGGGCACAGCGCTAAAGAATCTCCTTCTTGAGATCTACCGAGACGACGGGTACCGGCAGTTGTTCGTTCTGCTGGATCCGAGCCTTATCCGTCAGTAAGAGCGCCGGTCATGTCCTCGCCTAAGGCGTTCCTGCTTCTCTGTCCCGCCCTAGTCAGCGCGTCCGTCGGATGCGCGACCACGACAACCCCTGGTAACGTGCCGCTGCGATCGGACGGGAGCCCGGGACCGGAGGACTGCTCGGAGAAAGCGCTCGAGACGATGCGGATTCTGCGGATGCGCGTCGGTGACTCTGCGGACGTGGAACTCGACGCGAACCAGATCGACGCGAGGCCGATCACGCTCTATGACGGCCCTGTCGAGAGCTATTGGGATGGCGCACTCGGTACTCTGCAAGCGGGTACCCGTCTTTACGGTCGAGTGTGGACAGGCGGTCCGCAGGTTGTCGTCCGGTGGTATCAGGCTCACCCGGTAGATGGGGAACCAGTTCCCATCTGTGCCGTCGCTCGCTTTGGAGGTAACGAGCTTAGAAAGAGGCCGGACTCGAAGCCCGGAACCGCCGTCCTCGGCTACTCCGGTGCCTCTGCCTTCGTCGTCAATTCGTTTCGCTGAGCCCCTCCTACGAATAACCAGGGAACTCCGCCGAACAGCCACCGTACCCCGGTGAGGAGCGGCGTGAGTCCGGAGCTAACCAGTTAGCTCCGCCGAACAGCCACCGTGCCCCGGTGAGGAGCGGCGTGAGTCCGGAGCTAACCAGTTAGCTCCGCCGAACGGGGGGGAGGGGAGCGGCGCGACCTGCACAGCCCACGAACGTGGACTGGCGGAGGCGTGTGCGGTGAGAGCCTACGCCTGTT
Coding sequences:
- a CDS encoding serine/threonine protein kinase encodes the protein MSSPKAFLLLCPALVSASVGCATTTTPGNVPLRSDGSPGPEDCSEKALETMRILRMRVGDSADVELDANQIDARPITLYDGPVESYWDGALGTLQAGTRLYGRVWTGGPQVVVRWYQAHPVDGEPVPICAVARFGGNELRKRPDSKPGTAVLGYSGASAFVVNSFR